One genomic segment of Gopherus flavomarginatus isolate rGopFla2 chromosome 11, rGopFla2.mat.asm, whole genome shotgun sequence includes these proteins:
- the LOC127030986 gene encoding opsin-5-like → MGNASDSSAFTSTLSEREDLIFGTLYLLFGIVSLFGNSLLLLVAYRKRSMLKPAEFFIVNLAISDLGMTVTLFPLATPSFFAHRWLFNHAMCTFYAFSAMFFGLCSLTSLTVLSTVCCLKVCYPACGNKFSPTHAGVLLLCVWAYALVFAIAPLANWGSYGPEPYGTACCLKWKASTREAVIYIVALFIFCYLFPCLLILISYSLILWTVKVSRRAVKQHISLQSKANSVHSLIVKLSIAVCIGFLAAWTPYAIVAMWAAFGDASQVPVLAFALSAVFAKSSTTYNPLVYLLFKPNFQKFLSKDLSLLQAICAVICCSHQSVITLQSFQTREGRTSARLSTAFPESPGACRNCNDTFECFSNYPRCYKLTQQPDPTDRPNLLADRPACQPALKRTVQVMVLVTRKKTGMGTTSVAGNVLPSDLVKDLI, encoded by the exons GCATAGTTTCTCTCTTTGGAAATTCCCTGCTCTTGCTGGTGGCCTATCGGAAGAGATCTATGTTGAAGCCTGCTGAATTCTTCATTGTGAACCTGGCTATCAGTGACCTGGGCATGACGGTGACCCTCTTCCCTTTGGCCACGCCATCCTTCTTTGCACACAG ATGGCTGTTTAACCATGCGATGTGCACATTCTATGCATTCTCCGCCATGTTCTTTGGCCTCTGCAGTCTTACCAGCCTGACAGTGTTAAGCACGGTTTGCTGCCTGAAGGTCTGTTATCCAGCATGTG GCAATAAGTTCTCTCCCACACACGCTGGTGTCCTGttactgtgtgtctgggcatATGCCCTTGTCTTTGCCATAGCTCCTCTAGCCAACTGGGGCAGTTATGGACCAGAGCCCTATGGGACAGCCTGCTGCCTTAAGTGGAAAGCTTCAACCAGGGAGGCAGTGATCTATATCGTGGCCCTCTTCATCTTCTGTTACCTCTTCCCTTGCCTTCTGATCCTCATCTCCTACTCGCTCATCCTTTGGACTGTGAAAGTGTCCCGAAGAGCCGTGAAGCAGCACATATCACTGCAGAGCAAAGCCAACAGCGTGCACAGCTTGATTGTAAAG CTAAGCATTGCTGTGTGCATTGGATTTCTGGCTGCTTGGACCCCATACGCAATTGTTGCCATGTGGGCAGCCTTTGGAGATGCCAGCCAGGTTCCAGTTCTGGCCTTTGCACTCTCTGCTGTTTTTGCCAAGTCCTCAACGACCTACAACCCTCTGGTCTATCTGCTCTTCAAACCCAACTTCCAGAAGTTCCTCTCCAAAGACCTGTCCCTGCTGCAGGCCATCTGTGCTGTCATCTGCTGCAGCCACCAAAGTGTCATCACACTCCAGTCTTTCCAGACCAGAGAGGGCAGAACCTCTGCCAGGCTCTCCACAGCCTTCCCTGAGTCCCCTGGGGCTTGCAGGAACTGCAACGACACTTTTGAATGTTTTAGTAACTATCCCAGGTGCTATAAGCTCACCCAGCAACCCGACCCTACAGACAGGCCTAATCTCCTGGCAGACAGGCCTGCTTGCCAGCCGGCTCTGAAAAGGACCGTGCAGGTCATGGTGCTTGTTACCAGGAAGAAGACGGGAATGGGGACTACAAGCGTGGCAGGAAATGTTCTGCCTTCAGACCTTGTGAAAGATCTTATCTGA